The Metabacillus sediminilitoris genome window below encodes:
- a CDS encoding Wadjet anti-phage system protein JetD domain-containing protein, translated as MNIIDVIETRVRGFIEDIQHPNQKKKININDLELQLRKLLDDYFEMDGYSLFYQAIETLQAEEQLIPIQNNQYNGRIPALPLFYWVNTKVQTTKWDRLEMMKLNDQFDFSYYERYPQWQTKDEWERILHIYTFLQSSQERDIVSLEERSLELFGHEKFLIDSDLFPDGKGFLARIGITEDQLKVVNYGEPFVFWMKQGKEMKDIKRVLIVENLSFFHTSIKLLEDNQLDYEPELIIYGEGTKIERSFSFFFRMFPLKSYLFYYAGDLDAAGYGIFIRLIEKYPDCSIQPALKIYRKMLDCLEQRNDQKIGQTQNSKYRDLFFQWFTEEEQALLLQLWQENKRIPQEVLTIETWRRWM; from the coding sequence GTGAATATCATCGATGTCATTGAAACACGGGTGAGAGGTTTTATTGAAGACATTCAACACCCTAACCAAAAAAAGAAAATAAATATAAACGATTTAGAGCTTCAGTTGCGTAAGCTTTTAGATGATTATTTTGAAATGGACGGTTATTCGTTGTTTTATCAAGCAATCGAAACATTGCAAGCGGAAGAACAATTAATTCCAATTCAAAATAATCAATACAATGGAAGAATACCAGCTCTTCCATTATTTTACTGGGTGAATACGAAAGTTCAGACAACCAAATGGGATCGCCTCGAGATGATGAAATTAAATGATCAGTTTGATTTTTCCTATTATGAACGGTATCCCCAATGGCAAACGAAAGACGAATGGGAGCGAATACTACATATATATACGTTTCTACAATCTAGTCAAGAGCGTGACATCGTGTCATTAGAAGAACGAAGCCTGGAGCTCTTCGGCCATGAAAAATTCTTAATAGATAGTGATTTATTCCCTGATGGTAAAGGCTTTTTAGCAAGAATTGGGATAACCGAAGACCAGCTGAAAGTGGTGAACTACGGAGAGCCTTTTGTATTTTGGATGAAACAAGGGAAGGAAATGAAAGATATTAAGAGAGTACTTATCGTCGAAAATCTCTCATTCTTTCATACTTCTATTAAATTATTGGAAGACAACCAACTCGATTATGAACCTGAACTTATCATTTATGGGGAAGGGACTAAAATTGAACGGAGCTTTTCCTTTTTCTTTCGAATGTTTCCGCTAAAATCCTATCTTTTCTATTACGCAGGGGATCTGGATGCTGCTGGATATGGAATCTTCATTCGACTAATCGAAAAATATCCGGATTGTAGTATTCAGCCTGCCTTGAAAATTTATCGCAAAATGCTCGATTGTCTAGAACAAAGGAATGACCAGAAAATCGGGCAAACACAAAATAGTAAATACCGTGATTTATTCTTTCAGTGGTTTACTGAAGAAGAACAAGCGCTGCTCCTGCAATTATGGCAAGAAAATAAGCGGATCCCACAAGAAGTCTTAACAATTGAAACATGGAGGAGATGGATGTGA
- a CDS encoding DUF6063 family protein produces the protein MNAEIIKKASAVYFSLLKEKVIGETSEHFQTYFDPEVRQTVLLLADESGTYIIESPRRIQLVVQPTGSVFATNFTHMKEKHRQIETKKHFHLISVVIMSFLASIDRNQAAKIRTQREGISFYALERQVNDLVMNWDSILKTQPTFGEEERIDMKEVVTTWKYMEVDTDDYGVKKGNRRTRIGFITTAMRLLESEGLIVILDRDDIPKAIPKNELFDRIEYLYYDYDRYEMFKKLMKTEEEEHAENPSN, from the coding sequence ATGAATGCAGAAATAATCAAAAAAGCTTCTGCTGTCTATTTTTCGTTATTAAAAGAGAAAGTAATCGGCGAAACAAGTGAACACTTCCAGACGTATTTTGATCCGGAAGTTAGACAGACAGTTTTATTATTAGCAGATGAATCAGGGACATATATCATTGAATCACCTAGACGGATTCAATTAGTCGTCCAGCCAACAGGCTCCGTGTTTGCGACAAATTTCACCCATATGAAAGAAAAGCATCGCCAAATCGAAACAAAAAAACACTTTCATCTGATTAGTGTGGTTATTATGTCCTTTTTAGCTAGCATCGACCGCAATCAGGCTGCAAAAATCCGCACACAGCGGGAAGGGATTAGTTTCTACGCATTAGAACGCCAAGTCAACGATCTTGTGATGAATTGGGACAGTATTCTTAAAACACAACCTACCTTTGGTGAAGAAGAACGAATTGATATGAAGGAAGTTGTGACCACATGGAAATACATGGAGGTTGACACAGATGATTATGGGGTTAAAAAAGGAAATCGACGAACGAGAATCGGATTCATTACCACAGCAATGCGCTTATTAGAGTCGGAGGGGCTAATCGTCATTCTTGATCGGGACGATATTCCAAAAGCGATTCCTAAGAATGAGCTTTTTGATCGAATTGAATACTTGTATTACGATTATGATCGTTATGAAATGTTTAAAAAGTTAATGAAGACAGAGGAGGAAGAGCATGCCGAAAATCCATCGAATTAG
- a CDS encoding beta-glucoside-specific PTS transporter subunit IIABC has product MKYEQLAKDIIFNVGGKENVYSIVHCITRLRFKLKDESKANTEVLKNMDGVVTVMQSGGQYQVVIGNHVPDVYKAVLEVSGLQAQTPVDEEEKQKASFIDIISSIFTPVLGVLAATGMIKGFNALFIAMGWLESTSGTYQILNAIGDSLFYFFPIFLGYTAIKKFGGSPFIGMAIGGSLVYPTLSGLTAGEPLYTLFAGTMFESPIHITFLGIPVILMSYASSVIPIILAAYFASVVEKRLRKIIPDVVKAFLVPMFTLLIVVPLTFIIIGPISTWAGSLLGQGTLFIYNLSPIIAGIFVGGLWQVLVIFGLHWGLVPIAINNITTMGQDPILATTMAASFAQIGAVLAVYLKTKQQKLKTLSIPAFISGIFGVTEPAIYGVTLPLKKPFIISCIGAAIGGGIIGAAGTQLYMVGGMGVFSVPSFISPADGITFGLWGALISFVAAFGLAFIFTYLFGMGKGKSEATNSAQNEAAAARATAVATEEIASPLKGEVKILSEIKDEAFASGALGDGVAIEPTEGKLVAPASGIVTALFPTNHAIGIKTDQGAEILIHIGMDTVRLGGKHFSSHTSQGARVEKGQLLIEFDIKQIKAEGLPVTTPIVVTNYKDFNLQKTSEKQMNFGDQLFQLI; this is encoded by the coding sequence ATGAAATATGAGCAGTTGGCTAAAGATATTATTTTTAATGTCGGCGGAAAAGAAAACGTTTACAGTATCGTGCATTGTATAACTAGATTACGTTTTAAATTAAAAGATGAATCAAAAGCAAATACAGAAGTTTTAAAAAATATGGATGGTGTTGTCACTGTCATGCAGAGCGGGGGACAATATCAAGTCGTAATTGGAAATCATGTCCCAGATGTATATAAAGCTGTTCTTGAAGTAAGCGGATTACAAGCGCAAACTCCAGTTGATGAAGAAGAAAAACAAAAAGCTAGCTTCATCGATATTATTTCAAGTATATTTACACCTGTTCTTGGTGTATTAGCAGCAACAGGGATGATTAAAGGTTTTAACGCTCTATTTATAGCAATGGGTTGGTTGGAGTCAACATCAGGAACATATCAAATTTTAAATGCAATTGGTGACTCACTATTTTACTTCTTCCCAATTTTCTTAGGATATACAGCGATTAAAAAGTTTGGTGGAAGCCCATTCATCGGGATGGCGATTGGAGGATCACTCGTTTATCCTACTTTATCTGGATTAACAGCAGGTGAACCACTTTACACATTATTTGCAGGCACAATGTTTGAATCACCAATCCATATTACATTTTTAGGTATACCAGTTATCTTAATGAGTTATGCATCATCTGTTATTCCAATTATCCTTGCAGCTTATTTCGCATCTGTAGTTGAAAAACGTTTAAGGAAAATCATTCCAGATGTCGTAAAAGCATTCTTAGTACCAATGTTTACATTACTAATTGTTGTACCGCTCACATTTATCATTATTGGACCAATTTCAACATGGGCGGGAAGCTTATTAGGACAGGGAACACTTTTCATTTATAACTTAAGCCCAATCATCGCAGGAATTTTTGTTGGTGGTCTATGGCAGGTATTAGTCATCTTTGGTCTTCATTGGGGTCTTGTACCAATTGCAATTAACAATATTACAACAATGGGCCAAGATCCGATTTTAGCTACAACTATGGCAGCTTCATTTGCACAAATTGGTGCGGTTCTAGCTGTTTATTTAAAAACAAAGCAACAAAAATTAAAAACTTTAAGTATTCCGGCATTTATTTCTGGCATCTTTGGTGTAACAGAGCCAGCAATTTACGGTGTTACATTACCACTTAAAAAGCCATTTATTATCAGCTGTATCGGGGCTGCTATCGGTGGAGGAATTATTGGAGCTGCCGGCACACAACTTTATATGGTTGGCGGTATGGGCGTATTTTCTGTCCCATCATTTATTAGCCCAGCTGACGGAATTACATTCGGTTTATGGGGAGCACTTATCTCATTCGTAGCAGCATTTGGCTTAGCTTTCATTTTTACGTATCTATTCGGAATGGGCAAAGGTAAAAGCGAGGCAACAAATTCTGCTCAAAACGAAGCTGCAGCAGCAAGAGCAACAGCTGTTGCAACAGAAGAAATCGCAAGCCCATTAAAAGGTGAAGTTAAGATCTTATCTGAAATTAAAGATGAAGCGTTTGCATCTGGAGCACTTGGTGATGGTGTAGCGATTGAACCAACTGAAGGAAAGTTAGTCGCACCAGCTTCCGGTATAGTTACAGCACTTTTCCCAACAAACCATGCGATTGGGATTAAAACAGATCAAGGAGCTGAGATTTTAATCCACATTGGTATGGATACAGTGAGACTTGGTGGGAAACATTTTTCATCTCATACTAGCCAAGGTGCACGAGTAGAAAAAGGACAGTTATTAATTGAATTCGATATTAAGCAAATTAAAGCGGAAGGATTACCTGTTACAACGCCAATTGTGGTAACGAATTATAAAGATTTTAACTTACAAAAAACAAGCGAAAAACAAATGAACTTTGGAGATCAATTGTTTCAATTAATCTAG
- a CDS encoding histidine phosphatase family protein, whose amino-acid sequence MISENKVTLYFVRHGETQYNVERRMQGFCDSPLTEKGILQAKSVGKGLSNIPFIAAYSSDSQRVQDTAKYAIGDRDIPLVIDKRLKEMNFGVLEALLEDEIPKLHGDALEKLFSLDINASAPEGESYAQLFTRTEEAVKEIVEKHASEGGNILIFSHGVTIGNYIIQVTKSKEFQVHENCSVSVISYENGQLNVEKIADTSYRNEGSKQLT is encoded by the coding sequence GTGATTAGTGAAAACAAGGTAACTCTCTATTTTGTTCGACATGGAGAAACGCAATATAATGTTGAAAGACGAATGCAAGGTTTTTGTGATTCTCCACTAACTGAAAAAGGAATTTTACAGGCAAAGTCTGTTGGAAAAGGTTTATCTAACATCCCTTTTATTGCGGCTTATTCAAGTGACAGCCAGCGGGTTCAAGACACTGCGAAGTATGCAATCGGTGATAGAGATATTCCGTTAGTCATTGATAAAAGACTAAAGGAGATGAATTTTGGTGTATTAGAAGCTTTACTTGAAGATGAAATTCCGAAATTACATGGTGATGCACTTGAGAAATTATTCAGCCTTGATATAAATGCATCTGCCCCTGAAGGTGAATCTTATGCACAGCTTTTCACACGAACAGAAGAAGCTGTAAAAGAAATAGTTGAAAAACATGCTTCAGAAGGTGGAAATATTCTCATCTTTTCACACGGAGTCACGATCGGAAATTACATCATTCAGGTAACAAAAAGTAAAGAATTTCAAGTACATGAAAACTGTAGTGTTTCAGTTATTAGTTATGAAAATGGTCAATTAAATGTTGAAAAAATTGCTGATACTTCTTATAGAAATGAAGGCAGTAAACAATTGACGTAA
- a CDS encoding DUF6060 domain-containing protein, translating to MRKYLKSFLTVLSLSIVFLVVFAESSSVAKPEGTTKTVKIDKKKAIYDESLGKYVTPLKEVDGQLVPASTEEYETQNSKGGEVETEGLYTDDSDGGFTTMDYYEYWKYYPATISKVTGSTRKVTADIGCTTTSCSISKAVSVTISASYSVSASSERSAIKANAGFTWTSSASDTSTYSFTLSKGDTGYIGFKPYLKKTSGTLKSIQTGMDICIVNQLTLIFQEKLLRVKLMVITTSYIID from the coding sequence ATGAGAAAATATCTTAAATCGTTTCTTACTGTCTTAAGCTTAAGTATTGTTTTTCTAGTAGTATTCGCAGAGTCTTCATCAGTTGCAAAGCCAGAGGGTACTACTAAAACTGTCAAGATTGACAAGAAAAAAGCAATCTATGATGAATCACTAGGGAAGTATGTCACACCTCTTAAAGAAGTAGATGGGCAATTAGTTCCAGCTTCAACAGAAGAATATGAAACTCAAAATTCTAAGGGTGGCGAGGTTGAAACTGAAGGCCTGTATACTGATGATTCAGATGGTGGCTTTACAACGATGGATTACTATGAATACTGGAAATACTATCCGGCCACTATTAGCAAAGTGACTGGTAGCACTAGAAAGGTGACAGCAGACATAGGTTGTACTACAACTTCTTGTAGTATTTCAAAAGCCGTTAGTGTGACAATATCTGCTTCTTATAGTGTTTCAGCATCATCAGAAAGATCTGCTATTAAGGCAAACGCTGGCTTTACTTGGACTAGTAGCGCTTCTGACACTAGTACATATTCTTTCACACTTTCAAAAGGTGACACAGGATATATTGGGTTTAAGCCATACTTAAAGAAAACTTCCGGTACATTGAAAAGTATTCAAACTGGGATGGATATTTGTATAGTAAATCAGCTTACGCTTATATTCCAAGAAAAACTGCTTCGGGTGAAGCTGATGGTTATTACTACTTCGTACATTATTGATTAA
- a CDS encoding 6-phospho-beta-glucosidase has translation MTFPKGFLWGGAIAANQTEGAYLEDGKGLTTVDLLPTGEKRWDIMFGNLPSFQPLEGEFYPSHEAIDFYHRYKEDIALFAEMGFKALRVSVSWARIFPNGDDHQPNEAGLTFYDNLFDELLKYDIEPVVTIAHFDIPVHLVKNYGSWRNRKLVSLFEAYAATLFKRYKDKVKYWMTFNEINMLLHLPFVGAGLVFNEGDNKKQIQYQAAHHQLVASALAVKACHEISPGAKIGCMLAAGMTYPYSCNPEDVWDAMDKDRESFFFIDVQSRGEYPGYAKRFFKDHNLIVEMEEGDEELLKNHTVDYVGFSYYASRATSTDPEINNMTAGNVFGSIENPYLEKSEWGWTIDPKGFRITANQLYDRYQKPLFVVENGLGAVDQLTSDGKVNDDYRIEYMKKHVEEMSEAIKDGVEIIGYTSWGPIDIVSASSGEMKKRYGYIYVDKDNHGQGTLARSKKKSFDWYKKVIESNGEVL, from the coding sequence ATGACATTTCCAAAAGGATTTTTATGGGGCGGTGCCATTGCAGCAAATCAAACAGAAGGTGCCTATCTTGAAGATGGTAAAGGATTAACAACAGTTGATTTACTTCCAACTGGTGAAAAGCGTTGGGATATTATGTTTGGGAATCTTCCTTCTTTTCAACCACTTGAAGGTGAATTTTACCCCTCACATGAAGCGATCGATTTTTACCATCGCTATAAAGAGGATATTGCGCTTTTTGCAGAAATGGGCTTTAAGGCTTTACGTGTATCGGTGTCATGGGCACGTATTTTTCCAAATGGAGATGACCATCAGCCAAATGAGGCTGGCCTAACATTTTATGACAATTTATTCGATGAATTATTAAAATATGACATCGAACCAGTCGTGACAATTGCTCACTTTGATATACCCGTTCATTTAGTAAAGAATTATGGAAGCTGGCGAAATCGTAAGCTTGTTTCATTATTTGAAGCGTATGCTGCAACGCTTTTTAAACGTTATAAAGACAAAGTGAAATACTGGATGACGTTTAATGAAATCAATATGCTTTTACATTTACCATTTGTAGGAGCAGGCCTTGTTTTCAATGAAGGAGACAATAAAAAACAAATTCAATACCAAGCAGCACACCATCAGTTGGTTGCTAGTGCACTTGCTGTTAAAGCATGTCATGAAATTAGTCCAGGGGCTAAAATTGGTTGTATGTTAGCGGCAGGTATGACTTATCCATATTCTTGTAACCCAGAGGATGTATGGGATGCGATGGATAAAGACCGTGAATCCTTTTTCTTCATTGATGTTCAATCACGAGGAGAATATCCAGGATATGCAAAAAGATTCTTTAAAGACCATAACTTAATAGTTGAAATGGAAGAAGGAGACGAAGAGCTCTTGAAAAACCATACAGTCGACTATGTTGGATTTAGCTATTATGCAAGCCGAGCGACAAGCACAGATCCAGAAATCAATAATATGACAGCAGGTAATGTGTTTGGCTCAATTGAGAATCCTTATTTAGAAAAATCTGAGTGGGGATGGACGATTGATCCTAAGGGATTCCGAATTACTGCGAATCAATTATATGATCGCTATCAAAAACCATTATTCGTTGTGGAAAATGGGTTAGGGGCTGTGGATCAGCTTACATCAGACGGAAAAGTGAATGACGACTACCGTATTGAGTACATGAAAAAGCATGTTGAAGAAATGTCTGAAGCAATTAAAGATGGTGTTGAAATCATTGGCTACACGAGCTGGGGCCCAATTGATATTGTTAGTGCATCATCTGGTGAAATGAAAAAACGTTATGGTTATATATATGTTGATAAAGATAATCATGGACAAGGAACACTTGCTAGATCAAAAAAGAAAAGCTTTGATTGGTATAAAAAAGTAATCGAAAGTAACGGAGAAGTTCTCTAA
- a CDS encoding glycoside hydrolase family 1 protein, with translation MNTNTRKFPEGFLWGGAVAANQLEGAYKEDGKGLSTADVSPNGIMSPPDFSLEQFNLYHDAIDFYHKYKEDIALFAEMGFKAFRFSISWTRLFPNGDEVEPNEKGLQFYDNMIDELLKHKIEPVITISHYEMPVGLVKNYGGWKNRQLVEFYERLAKTIFTRFKDKVKYYMTFNEINVLLHAPFTGGGLLFEDGQKNEQDIYQAAHHQFLASALAVKAGHEIIPGSQIGCMIASMVTYPYTSKPEDMFAALTQDRKTLFFSDVQSRGKYPTYMLNYFKDKNIQIEMADGDLELLQNHTVDYIGFSYYMSFVASTAPEHQDEKTAGNLLAGVKNPYLKASEWGWQIDPVGLRTVCNQLYDRYQKPLFIVENGLGAVDKVEEDGSIQDDYRIEYLDAHIREMKNAIGDGVEIMGYTSWGPIDLVSASTAELRKRYGFIYVDRDSEGKGTNNRYKKKSFDWYKNVIATNGEDF, from the coding sequence ATGAATACAAACACAAGAAAATTTCCAGAAGGATTTTTATGGGGAGGAGCAGTCGCTGCTAACCAATTAGAAGGTGCTTATAAAGAGGATGGAAAAGGTCTTTCAACGGCTGATGTTTCTCCAAATGGAATTATGAGTCCGCCAGATTTCTCATTGGAGCAATTTAACTTATATCATGACGCAATTGATTTCTACCACAAGTATAAAGAAGATATTGCATTATTTGCAGAAATGGGATTTAAGGCATTTCGTTTCTCCATCTCTTGGACACGATTATTTCCGAATGGTGATGAAGTAGAGCCAAATGAAAAAGGGCTTCAATTTTATGACAATATGATTGATGAACTGTTAAAACATAAAATTGAACCAGTTATTACGATTTCACACTATGAAATGCCAGTAGGCTTAGTGAAAAACTATGGTGGATGGAAGAATCGTCAATTAGTAGAGTTCTATGAACGATTAGCAAAAACCATCTTTACTCGTTTTAAAGACAAAGTAAAATATTATATGACATTTAATGAAATTAACGTTCTGTTACATGCACCGTTTACAGGTGGAGGACTATTATTTGAAGATGGACAAAAAAATGAACAAGATATTTACCAAGCGGCACACCATCAATTTTTAGCAAGTGCGCTTGCAGTAAAAGCAGGTCATGAAATCATCCCTGGCTCACAAATTGGATGCATGATTGCTTCTATGGTTACGTATCCATACACGTCAAAGCCTGAGGATATGTTTGCGGCTCTTACACAAGATCGTAAAACATTATTCTTCTCAGATGTTCAATCAAGAGGGAAATATCCAACTTATATGTTGAATTACTTCAAAGACAAAAATATTCAAATAGAAATGGCTGATGGAGATTTGGAGCTCCTTCAAAATCATACAGTCGACTATATTGGATTTAGCTATTACATGTCATTTGTGGCTAGCACAGCTCCTGAGCATCAAGATGAAAAAACAGCTGGAAACCTGCTTGCTGGTGTGAAAAACCCATATTTGAAAGCTTCAGAATGGGGCTGGCAAATTGATCCTGTGGGATTAAGAACAGTTTGTAACCAACTTTATGATCGTTATCAAAAACCACTTTTCATCGTTGAAAATGGACTTGGTGCCGTGGATAAAGTCGAAGAAGATGGCTCGATTCAAGATGATTATCGAATTGAATACCTTGATGCCCATATTCGAGAAATGAAAAATGCGATCGGTGATGGTGTTGAAATTATGGGATACACATCATGGGGCCCAATTGACCTTGTGAGTGCGTCAACTGCTGAGCTTAGAAAAAGATATGGCTTCATCTATGTAGATCGCGATAGTGAAGGAAAAGGTACGAACAACCGATATAAAAAGAAAAGCTTTGATTGGTACAAAAATGTGATTGCAACAAATGGGGAAGACTTTTAA
- the arfA gene encoding alternative ribosome rescue factor ArfA, whose amino-acid sequence MKKNKKKKSIGEMTNSRMTWGINPTTRVVKNKKGKGSYSRKNLKVV is encoded by the coding sequence GTGAAGAAAAATAAGAAAAAGAAAAGCATTGGTGAAATGACAAACAGCCGTATGACTTGGGGAATCAATCCTACAACTCGTGTAGTTAAGAATAAAAAAGGAAAAGGCTCTTACTCTCGTAAAAATTTAAAGGTGGTGTAA
- a CDS encoding sulfurtransferase: MQYIVSAEWLAGEMKRENKKLVIVDTRFNLSEPEEGYKHYLEGHLPGAVYVDLEKHLSAKIEKHGGRHPLPDINILAKTLGKLGISNDSKVVIYDDQGGMNASRLWWLLNYIGVPDAAVLDGGWKKWTSEINLLTTVVPNPAPITLLPQINNDWKWVDHLEVKKKLNQTDTILIDSRENPRYLGEFEPIDPVAGHIPGAKNYFWKNVLNEKGRWKEREELITHFSDIPLSKEVIVYCGSGVSACPNILGLREAGYSNVKLYAGSWSDWISYPTNPVVVGNEWERDK, translated from the coding sequence ATGCAGTATATTGTAAGTGCAGAATGGCTTGCTGGTGAAATGAAAAGAGAAAATAAAAAGCTAGTTATAGTAGATACACGATTTAATTTGAGCGAACCTGAGGAAGGGTATAAACATTATTTAGAGGGACATTTACCTGGTGCTGTTTATGTTGACCTTGAGAAACATCTTTCAGCGAAAATTGAAAAACATGGAGGGCGTCATCCATTACCCGATATAAACATATTGGCAAAAACGCTTGGTAAACTAGGAATAAGCAATGATTCCAAAGTAGTTATCTATGACGATCAAGGAGGAATGAATGCCTCACGGCTATGGTGGCTGTTAAACTACATAGGAGTACCTGATGCAGCTGTATTGGATGGGGGATGGAAAAAATGGACAAGTGAAATCAACTTATTGACGACTGTCGTTCCAAATCCTGCACCAATAACTTTACTTCCACAAATAAACAATGATTGGAAATGGGTGGATCATTTAGAAGTAAAGAAAAAGCTTAATCAAACAGACACAATCTTAATCGACTCAAGAGAGAACCCGCGTTATCTTGGCGAATTTGAACCGATTGATCCTGTAGCCGGACATATACCAGGTGCAAAGAATTATTTTTGGAAGAACGTCTTGAACGAAAAGGGAAGATGGAAGGAAAGAGAAGAGCTGATCACTCATTTTTCTGACATTCCATTATCTAAAGAAGTAATCGTTTATTGTGGATCAGGAGTTTCAGCATGTCCAAATATTTTGGGTCTCAGAGAAGCAGGATACTCTAATGTTAAGCTATACGCCGGGAGCTGGAGCGATTGGATTTCGTATCCAACTAATCCAGTTGTAGTAGGGAATGAATGGGAAAGAGATAAGTAG